Proteins encoded together in one Luteimonas fraxinea window:
- a CDS encoding BolA family protein, whose protein sequence is MTTRADQLRDALAALLPTHLDVEDESHMHSRGLETHFKAVVVSAAFDGKRALQRHQAVYRALGPQMQQIHALALHTFTPEEWAAEVQVPDSPHCRGGSKHDKPAG, encoded by the coding sequence ATGACCACCCGCGCCGACCAGCTCCGCGACGCCCTCGCAGCACTTTTGCCCACGCACCTCGATGTCGAGGACGAGAGCCACATGCACAGCCGCGGGCTGGAGACGCATTTCAAGGCGGTCGTGGTCAGCGCGGCGTTCGACGGCAAGCGTGCGCTCCAGCGGCACCAGGCGGTGTACCGCGCGCTCGGCCCGCAGATGCAGCAGATCCACGCGCTGGCGCTGCATACGTTCACGCCCGAGGAATGGGCCGCGGAAGTGCAGGTGCCGGATTCGCCGCATTGCCGGGGTGGGAGCAAGCACGACAAGCCGGCGGGCTGA
- a CDS encoding acetyl-CoA hydrolase/transferase C-terminal domain-containing protein, translating into MTAYVDSIEDAVSRIHAHVDGALHIGAPLGIGKPHRLLNALFDAAIADPARPFTLYTALSLDPPKGGDDLEGRFIGPFAKRHFGEDFVRLKYVDALRRNALPPHVEVEEFYMQSGAMLGSSQAQRRYASLNYTHVARALADRGVNVLVQKVAANDDGTRFSLSSNTDLTFDAIDALLKAGHPRPLVVGEVDPALPWLDGTAAVDAAFFDVVIAPPPPYPRLFGLPRQPVSDADYAIGFYASTLVRDGGTLQIGIGALADALCHALALRHTDNAAYRRVLHALDPDLATHRTVQAVGGLDPFKTGLYGCSEMINEGFKRLVEVGVIKRRVVDKASMMRRVNDGTASALDLDLLERNGEFLHGAFYLGSPDFYAWLRGLDDETRRGIGMKRVGEVNELYGLDEGLERLQRRDARFFNSCMMATALGAAVSDGLEDGRVVSGVGGQYNFVAMGHALPDARSVLLLRAARDAGGGREANIRWHYGHTTIPRHLRDVYITEYGIADIRGATDEDCTRAMVRVAEAPHQAGLVQRAQAAGKLDARFVVPEPWQRNTPDSLRTSLAPLRADGSLPDYPLGSDFDVVEQRLLRALAWLRTQTATRRGKLATVFDALREGIGDDTPALARMQLQAPSGLNEHLMARLVSLGLRRTARPSAPQDVIAPTSAV; encoded by the coding sequence ATGACCGCCTACGTCGACTCCATCGAAGACGCCGTCAGCCGCATCCATGCGCATGTCGACGGTGCCCTCCACATCGGTGCGCCGCTCGGCATCGGCAAGCCGCACCGTCTGCTCAATGCGTTGTTCGATGCCGCGATTGCAGATCCCGCGCGACCGTTCACGCTGTACACCGCGCTGTCGCTGGATCCGCCGAAAGGCGGCGACGATCTCGAGGGCCGCTTCATCGGCCCGTTCGCGAAGCGGCATTTCGGCGAGGACTTCGTGCGTCTGAAGTACGTGGATGCGCTGCGGCGCAACGCGCTGCCGCCGCACGTCGAGGTCGAAGAGTTCTACATGCAGTCCGGCGCGATGCTGGGCTCGTCGCAGGCGCAGCGGCGCTACGCCAGCCTCAATTACACGCACGTGGCGCGCGCGCTCGCGGATCGCGGCGTCAATGTGCTGGTGCAGAAGGTCGCGGCCAATGACGACGGCACGCGCTTCTCGCTGTCTTCGAACACCGATCTGACCTTCGACGCGATCGATGCGCTGCTCAAAGCCGGTCATCCGCGTCCGCTGGTCGTCGGCGAAGTCGATCCTGCGCTGCCATGGCTCGACGGCACAGCAGCGGTGGATGCCGCGTTCTTCGATGTCGTGATCGCGCCGCCACCGCCCTACCCGCGCCTGTTCGGCCTGCCGCGCCAGCCGGTGTCGGATGCCGATTACGCGATCGGTTTCTATGCCAGCACGCTGGTGCGCGATGGCGGCACGCTGCAGATCGGCATCGGTGCGCTCGCTGATGCGCTGTGCCATGCACTGGCGCTGCGCCATACCGATAACGCGGCGTACCGGCGCGTGCTGCACGCGCTCGATCCCGATCTCGCCACACATCGCACGGTGCAGGCCGTCGGTGGACTCGATCCGTTCAAGACCGGCCTCTACGGCTGCAGCGAGATGATCAACGAGGGCTTCAAGCGTCTGGTCGAAGTGGGCGTGATCAAGCGCCGCGTCGTCGACAAGGCCAGCATGATGCGACGCGTCAACGACGGCACCGCGAGCGCGCTGGATCTCGATCTGCTTGAGCGCAACGGCGAGTTCCTGCACGGCGCGTTCTATCTCGGCTCGCCGGATTTCTACGCCTGGCTGCGCGGACTCGACGACGAAACCCGTCGCGGTATCGGCATGAAGCGCGTCGGCGAGGTCAACGAGCTCTACGGCCTCGACGAAGGCCTCGAGCGCCTGCAGCGACGCGATGCGCGTTTCTTCAACAGCTGCATGATGGCGACCGCGCTGGGCGCGGCGGTGTCGGATGGACTGGAAGACGGCCGCGTGGTGTCCGGCGTCGGCGGCCAGTACAACTTCGTCGCGATGGGCCACGCGCTGCCCGACGCGCGCTCGGTGCTGCTGCTGCGCGCCGCGCGCGATGCCGGCGGCGGGCGCGAGGCCAACATCCGCTGGCACTACGGCCACACGACGATCCCGCGGCATCTTCGCGACGTCTACATCACCGAGTACGGCATCGCCGACATCCGCGGGGCGACCGACGAGGACTGCACGCGCGCGATGGTGCGCGTCGCCGAAGCCCCGCATCAGGCCGGACTCGTACAGCGTGCGCAGGCAGCAGGCAAGCTCGATGCGCGCTTCGTCGTTCCCGAGCCGTGGCAACGCAACACGCCGGACAGCCTGCGCACGTCGCTTGCACCGCTGCGCGCCGACGGCAGCCTGCCCGACTATCCGCTGGGCAGCGATTTCGATGTCGTCGAGCAGCGCCTGCTGCGTGCGCTGGCCTGGCTGCGCACGCAGACCGCGACGCGACGCGGCAAGCTCGCCACGGTGTTTGACGCGCTGCGCGAGGGAATCGGTGACGACACGCCGGCACTCGCGCGCATGCAGCTGCAGGCGCCCAGCGGCCTCAATGAACACCTGATGGCGCGGCTGGTGTCGCTCGGCCTGCGGCGCACCGCGCGTCCCAGTGCGCCCCAGGATGTGATCGCGCCGACATCAGCTGTCTGA
- a CDS encoding BlaI/MecI/CopY family transcriptional regulator, protein MHISEAEAEVMDVLWARSPRGAEEVVAALAGRQAWAEATVKTLLNRLLTKGAISAGRDGRRYLYSPVLQREEWLAQQSDGLLDRLFGGRVAPLVAHFGERQKLSKADIDELRALIETLEDGRG, encoded by the coding sequence ATGCATATCAGCGAAGCCGAAGCCGAAGTGATGGACGTACTCTGGGCCCGCAGCCCGCGGGGCGCCGAGGAGGTCGTGGCCGCGCTGGCAGGTCGCCAGGCGTGGGCGGAGGCGACGGTCAAGACGCTGCTCAACCGGCTGCTGACCAAGGGTGCCATCAGCGCCGGACGTGATGGGCGGCGGTATCTCTACAGCCCGGTGCTGCAACGAGAGGAGTGGCTGGCGCAGCAGAGCGATGGTCTGCTGGACCGCCTGTTCGGTGGCCGGGTCGCGCCGCTGGTGGCGCATTTCGGTGAGCGACAGAAGCTGTCGAAGGCCGATATCGATGAATTGCGCGCCCTGATCGAGACGCTCGAAGATGGACGCGGCTGA
- a CDS encoding M56 family metallopeptidase: MDAADVLRLLVATSVAGSVSALLVAACARPLRRWAGAGCAYRAWWAVPLAMCAASLPAREVTVAAAPAEAVGMLSANAGQTTDALATQMLSSGLDWQVALLSIWGLGIAVVLIAQVVGHRRFAAGLGRLRRRRDGLFGAETSEGLPAVVGLRARIVLPADFETRYSPDEQALVLAHERVHVRRRDVWWNLLATLLCAAHWFNPVGWWALRRLRLDQELACDAAVLAARPDSRRRYAEALLKSGTCLQSRTLACQWPATHPLKERIEMLGQIIPGRRRRAAGTAVVMVVGSMLTVGVWAAQPPRTVAADAVHVETKNVGPMAPIDPAPLSGRAAAERAAAAAGLRLRDADALDGAPTRPWLERETPARAIIMAVAASRGLDVVPDGDGLRLVAQGPTRVEYDAGSRTLELQLKDVPVGEALRRIADATGRRFEAANGVSLTQPVSMRMQSVPLATVEALIDGELDGARLESEAAALRVVAAPEKRGRAPRKPPLR; encoded by the coding sequence ATGGACGCGGCTGACGTTCTGCGCCTTCTGGTCGCCACATCGGTGGCGGGCAGTGTTTCGGCGCTACTGGTCGCTGCGTGTGCGCGTCCGTTGCGCCGCTGGGCGGGCGCCGGCTGTGCGTATCGCGCCTGGTGGGCCGTGCCGCTGGCAATGTGCGCCGCCTCGTTGCCCGCGCGTGAAGTGACGGTTGCAGCGGCGCCCGCTGAAGCGGTGGGGATGCTGTCGGCAAATGCCGGTCAGACGACTGACGCGCTTGCAACGCAGATGCTGTCGTCCGGTCTCGATTGGCAGGTCGCGCTGCTGTCGATCTGGGGACTCGGTATTGCCGTGGTGCTGATCGCACAGGTCGTCGGGCATCGCCGCTTTGCAGCCGGACTGGGTCGTCTGCGCCGTCGTCGTGATGGGCTGTTTGGTGCCGAAACCAGCGAGGGTTTGCCTGCGGTCGTGGGATTGCGCGCGCGCATCGTGCTGCCGGCGGATTTCGAGACGCGCTATTCGCCGGACGAACAGGCGCTGGTGCTGGCGCACGAGCGCGTGCATGTCCGCCGCCGCGATGTCTGGTGGAACCTGCTGGCGACCCTGTTGTGTGCGGCGCACTGGTTCAATCCGGTCGGGTGGTGGGCGTTGCGGCGCCTGCGTCTCGATCAGGAACTCGCCTGCGATGCAGCGGTGCTGGCGGCGCGTCCGGACAGCCGGCGCCGGTATGCGGAAGCGTTGCTCAAGTCCGGCACATGTCTGCAGTCACGCACGCTCGCCTGCCAATGGCCGGCGACCCATCCCTTGAAGGAGAGAATCGAAATGCTTGGACAGATCATTCCGGGTCGCCGTCGGCGTGCAGCCGGTACGGCCGTGGTCATGGTGGTGGGTTCGATGCTGACGGTGGGCGTCTGGGCGGCCCAGCCGCCGCGAACCGTGGCTGCCGACGCCGTGCACGTGGAGACCAAGAACGTGGGCCCGATGGCGCCGATCGATCCCGCACCGTTGTCCGGCCGCGCCGCCGCCGAACGTGCGGCCGCGGCGGCAGGCCTGCGCCTGCGCGATGCCGATGCACTCGATGGCGCACCCACGCGGCCCTGGCTGGAACGCGAGACACCGGCGCGCGCGATCATCATGGCAGTCGCCGCGTCGCGGGGATTGGACGTGGTGCCCGACGGCGACGGCCTGCGCCTGGTGGCGCAAGGGCCGACACGTGTGGAGTACGACGCTGGAAGCCGCACGCTGGAGCTGCAGCTGAAGGACGTGCCGGTCGGCGAAGCGCTGCGTCGGATCGCGGATGCCACCGGACGTCGTTTCGAGGCCGCCAATGGTGTCTCGTTGACGCAGCCGGTGTCGATGCGCATGCAGTCGGTGCCGCTGGCGACCGTGGAAGCGCTGATCGATGGCGAACTCGACGGTGCACGCCTCGAATCGGAGGCCGCTGCGCTGCGTGTCGTCGCAGCGCCGGAAAAGCGGGGCCGCGCGCCCCGCAAGCCGCCGCTGCGTTGA
- a CDS encoding flavin reductase family protein: protein MPRTHAIPPDQTRRFLEPGPVVLLSTAHKGERGIMTLGWHMMLGYDLVGTYIWSANRSHALARASRECVINLPTADMLDTVVRIGNSSSADADKFERFGLTAVDSSDVDAPGIGECHARFECRLHETRITADYPLFVWRVVAAHAAERPKWPRTVHYRGDGQFMVSGDERSRRALFKPEMLES, encoded by the coding sequence ATGCCCCGCACCCACGCGATTCCGCCCGATCAGACGCGTCGCTTTCTCGAACCCGGCCCCGTCGTGCTGCTGTCGACCGCCCACAAGGGCGAACGCGGCATCATGACGCTGGGCTGGCACATGATGCTGGGCTACGACCTCGTCGGCACCTACATCTGGTCGGCCAACCGCAGCCACGCCCTCGCGCGCGCCAGCCGCGAATGCGTCATCAATCTGCCGACCGCGGACATGCTCGACACCGTCGTGCGCATCGGCAACAGCAGCAGCGCCGACGCAGACAAGTTCGAACGCTTCGGCCTGACCGCGGTCGACAGCAGCGACGTCGACGCCCCCGGCATCGGCGAATGCCACGCACGTTTCGAATGTCGCCTGCACGAAACCCGCATCACCGCCGACTACCCGCTGTTCGTCTGGCGCGTCGTTGCCGCGCACGCCGCAGAACGCCCGAAATGGCCGCGTACCGTGCACTACCGCGGCGACGGGCAATTCATGGTCAGCGGCGACGAACGTTCGCGGCGGGCGCTGTTCAAGCCGGAGATGCTGGAGTCGTAA